Proteins encoded in a region of the Gemmatimonadales bacterium genome:
- a CDS encoding zinc ribbon domain-containing protein — protein sequence MPTYEYKCPKCGTRFERLQKISAPPGAKCPKCGAKAERLISGGHGLVFKGSGFYETDYKRPSEQAKHDKAKSDRATQRQKDSGEKPAPSPKPDAPKSDSKAD from the coding sequence ATGCCGACGTACGAGTACAAGTGCCCCAAGTGCGGCACCAGGTTCGAGCGGCTCCAGAAGATCTCGGCGCCGCCGGGCGCGAAGTGCCCCAAGTGCGGGGCCAAGGCCGAGCGCCTGATCTCGGGCGGCCACGGCCTGGTGTTCAAGGGCTCCGGCTTCTACGAGACCGACTACAAGCGTCCGAGCGAGCAGGCGAAGCACGACAAGGCCAAGAGCGACCGGGCGACGCAGCGGCAGAAGGACTCCGGCGAGAAGCCCGCCCCCTCGCCGAAGCCCGACGCACCCAAGTCCGACTCGAAAGCCGACTGA